A region from the Paenibacillus humicola genome encodes:
- a CDS encoding cysteine hydrolase family protein, whose protein sequence is MEKLTNGQTALLVVDVQQGMFMEAYPVYDGDGLLERIRGLIAKARASHVPVIYVQHNEGEGEPLETNTSGWEIHSSIAPAPGETIIQKRSPDAFHDTNLQEELAARGIERLVLTGMATDYCIDATCRGAIRLGYQTIVVEDAHSTNNSTAAETVSRYNESFRSMTTTCKASDIEFGESRPCSPFNT, encoded by the coding sequence ATGGAAAAGCTGACGAATGGCCAAACCGCCCTTCTCGTCGTCGACGTGCAGCAGGGCATGTTTATGGAAGCGTACCCCGTCTACGACGGCGACGGCTTGCTGGAACGCATCAGAGGATTGATCGCGAAAGCCAGAGCGAGCCATGTTCCCGTTATTTATGTCCAGCACAACGAAGGCGAAGGCGAACCGCTTGAAACGAATACTTCAGGCTGGGAAATCCATTCCTCGATCGCGCCTGCCCCCGGTGAAACCATCATTCAGAAGCGTTCGCCCGACGCGTTTCACGATACGAACCTGCAGGAAGAGCTTGCCGCCCGCGGCATTGAGCGGCTTGTGTTGACGGGCATGGCCACCGATTACTGCATCGATGCGACATGCCGAGGGGCTATCCGTCTGGGCTACCAAACCATCGTCGTCGAAGATGCGCACAGCACCAATAACAGCACAGCGGCCGAAACCGTCTCCCGTTATAATGAGTCGTTCCGCTCCATGACGACAACTTGCAAAGCGTCGGATATCGAATTCGGCGAGTCTCGCCCATGCTCCCCGTTCAATACATAA
- a CDS encoding lactate racemase domain-containing protein, translating to MNILSQLLEPIPIPRMVRIRQKFDGTKLDDPAGELARKLEEAPVMNRIQPGQQVAIAVGSRGVANIALFTKTMVDAIKARQAHPFIVPCMGSHGGATAEGQQDVLRHLGVTEASVGAPIRSSMEVVQLDVLENGLPVYADKFASEADAIVVLNRVKPHTAFRGTFESGVMKMIAIGLGKQKGAEACHQLGFGHMAENVPKMAKIMLAKLPILLGVALVENAYDETCRIEVLAADEIESQEPSLLIEAKRRLPQILFPQLDVLVIDNIGKNISGDGADPNITGRYPTPFAHGGPEVSKIVVLDLTPETEGNANGVGAADFTTSRLVAKADWPATYANGLTSTVVAPTKIATTLPSDRDAIKAAVKTCNILNYADCRMVRIRDTLHLGEIEISEPLLEEARKHPDIEILTEPYELKFDGNGDLIH from the coding sequence ATGAATATACTTAGTCAGCTGCTTGAGCCGATCCCCATTCCGAGAATGGTACGGATCAGGCAGAAATTCGACGGCACGAAGCTGGACGACCCCGCCGGCGAGCTGGCCCGGAAGCTTGAAGAGGCTCCCGTCATGAACCGGATCCAGCCCGGACAACAGGTCGCGATCGCGGTAGGCAGCCGGGGCGTCGCCAACATCGCACTGTTTACGAAAACGATGGTCGACGCCATTAAAGCGCGTCAGGCCCATCCGTTTATCGTACCCTGCATGGGCAGTCACGGCGGAGCGACCGCCGAAGGACAGCAGGACGTGCTCCGGCATCTTGGCGTTACGGAAGCGTCCGTCGGGGCGCCGATTCGTTCCTCCATGGAGGTTGTCCAGCTGGACGTGTTGGAGAACGGCCTGCCCGTGTATGCGGACAAATTTGCCTCCGAGGCGGATGCCATCGTCGTTCTGAACCGGGTTAAACCGCACACGGCGTTTCGCGGAACTTTTGAAAGCGGCGTCATGAAAATGATTGCTATCGGGCTGGGCAAACAAAAAGGAGCGGAGGCCTGTCATCAGCTGGGCTTCGGCCACATGGCGGAAAATGTGCCGAAGATGGCGAAAATCATGCTCGCAAAATTGCCGATCCTGCTCGGCGTCGCGCTCGTCGAGAACGCCTATGACGAGACGTGCCGCATTGAAGTGCTTGCGGCTGACGAGATCGAATCGCAGGAGCCTTCTCTGCTGATCGAAGCGAAGCGTCGGCTTCCGCAAATTTTGTTCCCGCAGCTGGATGTGCTCGTTATCGACAACATCGGCAAAAACATCAGCGGCGACGGGGCGGATCCGAACATTACCGGCCGCTACCCGACGCCTTTCGCGCACGGCGGACCCGAGGTAAGCAAAATTGTCGTGCTTGATTTGACCCCCGAAACCGAAGGGAATGCAAATGGCGTCGGAGCCGCGGACTTCACGACCTCACGACTCGTCGCAAAAGCCGACTGGCCGGCGACCTATGCGAACGGTCTCACTTCAACCGTCGTTGCGCCGACCAAAATTGCGACCACTCTTCCGAGCGACCGGGATGCGATCAAGGCGGCGGTCAAGACGTGCAATATTTTGAATTATGCCGATTGCCGAATGGTGCGCATTCGGGATACGCTGCATCTGGGAGAAATCGAAATCTCCGAGCCGCTGCTGGAAGAAGCGCGCAAGCATCCGGACATTGAGATATTGACAGAGCCGTACGAGCTGAAATTCGACGGGAACGGAGATTTGATTCATTAA
- a CDS encoding phosphotransferase, which yields MPESIGINSPSNEVLEHFGAQVLTSLGGRFNKHWHVNVKNERFVLRQWSPLHKKDDIDYEVRLLRNVAALGWPVAPVVEGPIELGGHMWCLFPYLPGDLLTTDDPIAEQRARGRLLAQFHADLVKLRGFGQRGGWRRCENIVCDPALDRLLDEHDRRRPEEVRILRWHLERARERLAGLKLQDRPGMIVHGDFTPWNLRFQDGRLTGILDFELAHWDYRVGDFALSWRGKYDEVVYGYHEVSALEPEEWELLTPLWWAGLIELACKQLAEGIKERADGDGWTIRKLLERSPLMGRDAKPFR from the coding sequence TTGCCTGAGAGTATTGGAATTAACTCTCCTAGTAACGAGGTATTGGAACATTTCGGTGCCCAAGTACTCACTTCTCTTGGAGGTAGATTTAATAAACACTGGCATGTAAACGTAAAGAATGAACGGTTTGTTTTACGGCAGTGGTCACCATTACACAAAAAGGATGATATCGATTATGAAGTGCGTCTGCTCAGAAACGTCGCTGCACTGGGGTGGCCGGTTGCTCCAGTTGTCGAAGGGCCAATCGAGTTGGGAGGGCATATGTGGTGTCTATTCCCGTATCTTCCCGGTGATCTGCTTACGACGGATGACCCGATTGCTGAACAGCGTGCTCGTGGGAGGCTTTTGGCTCAGTTCCATGCTGATCTTGTCAAACTGAGAGGGTTTGGGCAGCGTGGTGGTTGGCGGCGATGCGAGAATATTGTTTGCGACCCGGCACTGGACCGATTGCTGGATGAGCATGATAGAAGGAGACCCGAGGAAGTACGAATCTTGCGATGGCACCTAGAGCGAGCACGCGAGCGGTTGGCTGGACTAAAGCTTCAGGATCGGCCAGGTATGATTGTCCATGGCGATTTCACGCCTTGGAATTTACGGTTCCAAGACGGGAGACTCACCGGTATTCTTGACTTCGAGCTTGCGCATTGGGATTACCGGGTTGGTGATTTTGCACTTTCATGGCGTGGGAAGTACGATGAAGTCGTTTACGGATACCATGAAGTGTCGGCACTTGAGCCGGAGGAATGGGAATTGCTCACGCCACTGTGGTGGGCGGGGCTCATTGAGTTGGCCTGTAAGCAATTAGCGGAAGGGATTAAGGAACGAGCGGATGGCGATGGCTGGACGATTAGAAAGCTGTTGGAACGCTCCCCGTTGATGGGGAGAGACGCAAAACCATTCCGTTAG
- a CDS encoding type II toxin-antitoxin system PemK/MazF family toxin: MTIPARGDLVWLDFDPQAGHEQAGRRPAIVLSEADFNDLTGFALVCPITNHVKGYPFEVVLPDGLLFTGVVLTDQLKSLDVKKRSIKIVGNVDVESEFMKAVLRNSRSILA; the protein is encoded by the coding sequence TTGACCATTCCTGCACGCGGCGATCTAGTGTGGCTTGACTTTGACCCGCAAGCCGGACATGAACAAGCTGGCCGGCGTCCCGCAATCGTATTATCTGAAGCGGATTTTAATGATTTGACTGGTTTTGCTCTCGTGTGTCCGATCACGAACCATGTAAAGGGGTACCCTTTTGAGGTTGTTCTTCCGGACGGGCTCCTATTTACGGGTGTCGTCCTTACGGATCAGTTGAAAAGCTTGGACGTGAAAAAGCGCAGCATTAAAATCGTGGGTAACGTCGATGTTGAATCCGAATTTATGAAAGCAGTTCTTCGCAATTCTCGATCTATCTTGGCATAA
- a CDS encoding AbrB/MazE/SpoVT family DNA-binding domain-containing protein, whose translation MDPNKGKDMNLMTTVTLSKWGNSSAIRIPNQFLKRLNLEEGAELQIIVTPENDLLIRPTTKPQESNEELRAHLKMLLSKMKPDSPRHEEIDLGIEGEELI comes from the coding sequence TTGGATCCTAATAAGGGAAAGGACATGAACCTAATGACGACTGTAACGCTCAGCAAATGGGGGAACAGCAGCGCGATCCGCATTCCGAATCAATTTCTAAAGCGCCTTAACCTGGAAGAAGGTGCGGAACTTCAGATTATCGTCACACCGGAAAACGATCTTCTGATTCGTCCCACGACAAAACCGCAAGAATCGAACGAAGAGCTGCGTGCACACTTGAAAATGCTGCTCTCGAAAATGAAGCCGGATTCACCACGTCATGAAGAGATCGACCTCGGTATTGAAGGAGAGGAATTAATTTGA
- a CDS encoding DinB family protein, whose product MGSQAMLNTVNWVRQMTLAKIESIDEHLFDVQPAPFNNTIRWNIGHIVSSQNALVFTRIDQKSLLPEAFIDLFKGGTRPSEWTSPAPSKAELIDLLKKQLQDINDTYGNRIDDPLPSPFQIRVFDFKTVGDAIGFSVIHEAQHLAVINDLLKAIQHQS is encoded by the coding sequence ATGGGTTCGCAAGCTATGTTAAATACGGTTAATTGGGTCCGCCAAATGACGCTCGCAAAAATCGAATCGATTGACGAGCATTTGTTCGACGTTCAGCCGGCGCCTTTTAACAATACGATCAGGTGGAATATCGGTCACATCGTCTCGAGTCAAAATGCATTGGTGTTTACGCGCATCGATCAAAAATCGCTCCTCCCGGAAGCGTTCATCGATCTGTTTAAAGGGGGGACACGACCGTCGGAATGGACTTCTCCGGCACCATCGAAAGCGGAGCTCATCGATCTGTTGAAGAAGCAGCTGCAGGATATAAACGATACCTATGGAAACCGGATTGACGATCCTTTGCCGTCCCCCTTTCAGATTCGCGTTTTTGATTTTAAAACGGTTGGCGACGCCATCGGGTTTTCCGTTATCCACGAGGCGCAGCATTTGGCGGTTATTAACGATCTATTGAAGGCAATCCAGCACCAAAGTTAA